Genomic window (Arthrobacter sp. StoSoilA2):
ACGTCCTGCGGCAACATCCTTGGCGTTTGCTTCCAGCACGTGCTTCCGGCGCTCCTGAAGGGCAGCACCAATAGCGCGCAGGGCGCGGTCCTTCCACGCACGGTTGGCTTGACCCATACGGCGGGCGGCCTTGCGGGAGCGGTCGGCAATGGCATGGACGGCAGCCTGGACATCTTCCGGCGACAACGGAGCGCCACCTGCCACAGGGTTCTCCGGCGTTTGGCCGGCGGCACCGGAAACGTCGGAAATCACAGGGGCGTCAGGGGTCAGCGCTTCAGTCATGCTCCAAGTTTAGATGAGGGCGCAGCCTAAAGGAGTACGAGGTCGTCAACATGAACAACTTCGCGGTCGTATCCGCGGCCCATTGCCTGGCCGAGTTCCTGGGTGGAGCGTCCCAGCATGCGGGGAAGCTCCTCCGAGGAATAGTTCACCAGGCCGCGGGCAATCACTGTTCCGTCCAAAGCCACCATTTCAACGGGGTCCCCGGCTTCGAAGTCTCCGAATACGTCCGATATCCCCGCGGGCAGGAGTGACCTATGCCGGTCGCGCACTGCCTTCACCGCGCCGTCGTCGAGTATCAAGCGCCCGTGAACCGTTGCCAGGTGAGCCAGCCACAGGAGCCGGACGGGCTTGCGGCTGCCGTTGACGGCGAACCACGTTCCTACGTCCTCCCCTGCCAGGGCAGCTGCAGCATTGGGCGTCGAAGTCACCAGCGCGTGGATCCCTGACCCGGCAGCTATGGACGCCGCTTCCACTTTGGTCATCATGCCGCCGGTACCTACACCGGCCTTGCCTGCCTTGCCAATGGTCACGTCCTCGAGGTCCTGCGGACCACGAACCAAGGGGATGCGCTTGGCGCCGTGGGAGGGTGGACCGTCGTACAGGGCATCGACGTCGGAGAGCAGCACGAGTGCGTCGGCGCGCACCAGGTGTGCCACCAGGGCTGCGAGGCGATCGTTGTCCCCAAAACGGATCTCATGGGTTGCCACGGTGTCGTTCTCGTTGACGACGGGAACGACACCAAGGTTCAGCAGGCGGTCCAGGGCAC
Coding sequences:
- the proB gene encoding glutamate 5-kinase — encoded protein: MTTRTVEIPDAEVLERQALATAKRIVVKVGSSSLTSIKGGISEKSLTSLVNALADKRNAGTEIILVSSGAIAAGLAPLGLAKRPKDLATQQAAASVGQGLLMARYTQAFSAHGVTVSQVLLTADDLMRRTQHTNAFRALDRLLNLGVVPVVNENDTVATHEIRFGDNDRLAALVAHLVRADALVLLSDVDALYDGPPSHGAKRIPLVRGPQDLEDVTIGKAGKAGVGTGGMMTKVEAASIAAGSGIHALVTSTPNAAAALAGEDVGTWFAVNGSRKPVRLLWLAHLATVHGRLILDDGAVKAVRDRHRSLLPAGISDVFGDFEAGDPVEMVALDGTVIARGLVNYSSEELPRMLGRSTQELGQAMGRGYDREVVHVDDLVLL